GTTGTTGCCAAAGAGGGTTCACCCTACGTATTCATCAGGGATTTACCTAGAAATGTATCTGTCGTACCTGCACCGGAAGAATATTCTGTTGCCGCACTTGATGGACAATCAGAATTACTGTCAGCCTGGGTTGTACCTTCTGAAAGACTCAAGCGCAGCCTGCAAGAAGGAAAAAACATTGGCTCAAGTTTGCGCTGGGACAAAGATTTTCTAAGTCTTGTCGGATTCGACTTAACACCTGACAAAAATAGCCTGCAAGAACTCGATGGCCCATCAATTGTGGCGCGCATGATGCCCGGACTAATCTTTTACCGCACAGCTTCTTATGACGAACCAAATAAATTGCTTGTTTTAGAATCCAATTCCACAGTAAGCGGACCTGCCGTAAGGTTGTCTGCAGACGGTCTGAGTCCAATAGACAGCGATGTATTTTACATAGAAGCACGCATCAATGCGCCTGCTGTTTCAGCCAATCAAGAAGTAGAACTTTATTGGACAACAAGATTATTAGATGACTACAACCGACAAGACAGACGGAGTTTTACCCAGGCTTTTACAAATGACGGGCAGTTTCATCGTTACTATCTGCCTTTGAGCGCAGCAGGCTATTTTACTAACGGCACCATAGCAGCTCTCACGCTAGGTTTTCCAGCAGGATCCAAAGTTTGGATTAAGAATATTGGTGTGACCACAACAGAAAAGCTGAAGGCTCAATTGTCCATTGATCCGCTATCTATCAAGCCTGGAGCCGACTTTGTAAGCCCCTATTATAAATATCCGCAAACTGCTGAATTAGGCTTAGTGCAAATTGGTCCGCAAGACGACCTTGTCCTCAATTACTCTGTATCAAACATTGAAGGAGCAACGGGAGCCATAGTTGAAATATCTCAACCCAATGAATTTTTCCAAAACCCCAACGGCAATAAATTATCAGCCGCCTGCTTTAAGCAAATCCCTGTTAGCGGGTTAGAGGGCAAATGGACGCTCAAAAGAAGCGACCTTAAGTCCTCTGGTGTTTACAGTATTCGCTTGATTGCCACAGCCGCCAATAACCTACCGGCAGGCAATTTTTCAGACTCTATTAACTGCCTTGCCAGATAGTTACTAGGCTTGTATTCTCGAGACATGCAACCTGAAATCGACATGAAATATCTCATCTTTGCCTGGCAAGATGAATCACCGGATCACAATTACTACCTGGATATTGAGCTAGGCAGCGTGCAATTCTTGCAACGCGACTTAAAAGACTTGCGGGACCTAACTGATGAGTTGGAAACACATAGCCGACGATTTTTATATCTGCCCAAGCCCAAATTGTCCGAATTAAAAGCCGACATTTCCGATTTTATTGAAACCATGAGCGATACACACTTAAAAAACATCGCTACAATAGCTTTTGAGAGCCCGGATCTTTCAGGAGCCTTTAAGAAGATTCTTGCAAGCAATAAAGACGAACTTAACCGCTGGCTGGAATTTCGAGACAACCGCGTAAGGGAGCGCATTGAAGAGTGGTTAAAAGCAAATTTCGTACAAACGTAATTCTTCTTGTAGGAATGCTGGCAACACTACTAACCGGTTGTGGCGACCTATCGCAGCTGACAGGCGGTCTATTAGGAGGCAATAAAGAGCCGCTGACAGGCGAATGGACTATGGGTTATCAAAACAATGATCAGGTAACAAAGGCCAAAGTCCGCTTGAAGCAGAAAGGCGAAAAGTTTGTCGGCGTCGGACAAGAAGAGCAAGGTCGCAAATTTAAAATCCTCGACGGCTCTATTAATAAAGACGGGCAACTCACCTTCAATAAAGCATACGTTGATCAAAAACCTAGTGAGGTCAATCTGGTTGTCACCTACACAGGCGTAATGCAAATGCTCAACGATCCTGATTACAAAGGACCTTATTTAACTGGTCAATACCAATCAGTCTCGCAAGCAGGAACTCTTTCAGGCGAATGGGAAGCACAACTGACAAATGCACCCAAGGGCGATGCCGCACCGACACCACCTGCCGAGCCCACGCAACAACAAGCACCAGACAGCACCATATCTGATACCAAAGCGCCGGACTTATCCGGCAAATGGAATATTGCTTTCCGCCACAATTTCAAGATTATTAAGTCGACAATGTTCATTGAACAAGACGGAGACAAATTGCATGGACATGGTGTCGATACCAATACCAATGAAAGATTTGTCATAGAAAAGGGCTGGTATAACTTTCCTAAAGTTACGATCGTTAGGAAATATACAAAAGGTAAGGATGCGGCAAGCACGCGCTCCTGGACCTACAAGGGCGAGGTTTCTATTGTTAAGGATGCCGATTATCAAGGCCCTTACATGAAAGGCGAATTTCAGGGTGGCGGCGACTGGGAAGGCCAACAAGTCAAGTGACAGTTTCCAAGAGAAGCGCTGAGAAACCTTTTAGGTCACGCCAAGATCCTGCCATTTGATATCTGCTAACCTAGTTCGGCTGTCAGTAACTACTGGCATCACACAGATGCATGGCTATTGCCTACAGCCAATGCGAGTCATGGATTTTCTTTGGATTTTCAATACATATGCCTTCGGTATCTCGTGCTTTTTTAGCAGTCTCACTTATCTTGTCAGCTTATTTGCCACTGCCGGCTCAATCTGCCGATCCGGCACCGGATGAAAACGGCAATATGCGCATGAGCGGTTTGCTCATGCCTGTTTTTGATCAGCTGGAAGAAGAAAAGACATTACAGACGGCTCAAGCAACACAATCAACGCAAATTAACGACGAAATAGAAGATGTAAACGAAGCAAGTTGTGTCTTCAACTTGCGCGCTATGAAATCTGAGGGTGATTCTCGTTGGTCACTGCCTATTTATGGTCAGTTAAGCAAAGCAACATCGCTTATTCGCACAGCCAAGCGCGTCATTTTAAATGAACCAGCCAAGCAGGAAATTCCGCAACTGGAAATAGGCATATCTCTTTCAGATCAACACACAAAGATAAGCCAGAGTATCGACAACTTACTTGACTGTGCACTCAACAATGACGATAAGACAAGTTCGCTAAATAAGGCTGTCTATCACTACAACAAGCCTTTGCAAAAGGCTTTTGCCGAAGTAAAAGACGGTGCTGACTACTTAGTGCCTTATCGCGGCTTTGGACCGTCTGCTGAAGCCGGCAACATCATCCTTGGTGAGAAGATAAAAGTTAAAAGCCGCGCATCGGCCGAATACGCCAAGCAAAAGCATATCGATGAAAAACATTTGGAAGTAGTAAGCAACATCTCACAAATTGCTATGGGGCTGGGCATGTCCGACAAAGTACGCGGCGCCCAAGTTGTTGAATCCGGAAAGACTTCCCTTGTTGCTTTGGTCGGGCAAGATGAAGCCGACAAGACAATTGCCATGCTCAAGAGTTGGGCAAAAGACATAGATGTGCCTCAAGAAGTATTTGCGCAAGGTCCATGGGACGTACAGGCTCGTCAGGAAAAACTAAAAACTGTTGTCTCGACATCACTAGATAATGATCCTGTTGTCGGCGAAATTAAACGCCGCCTGCACAAATACAATCAGAAAAGCAAATTCTCCATGGTAACTTCGCAAGTTGTGCAGACGACTCTAGGTGTTGCTGCCATGACGCCGACATTTATTGGTCCGGCGGCAAAAGTAGCCTTGCTTTCTTTTGTCATGGCCACAGGCGGTCCTGAGTCTTGCAAGCTAATGAAAGAGCTTTACTTGGACAAGCGCTTTGAAAGCCGCTGCCAGGTCACAACAGAAGAAGCGCATTTGGCAGTGGAAAACTATCACATTGCAGTGCTCACAAAAAATCCTGTCTTGTTGGCATTTTCTGAATCCATGATTGCCGATATGGCAGGGCGTGCCTCAGTCAAGAAAGTCCTTGGCTTGGAAGTACTGGCTTACGCAACTGAAGTCAGTCCGGATAAAGGTCCGGAAATAGTACAATCATCAGCAGTCAAAACCCAATAGAGTCAAGATATGAGTCTTAAAGAACAAATTTCCAGCGATCTAAAACAAGCAATGAAGGATCGCGACCAGTTGCGTATAGACACATTGCGCTCGATTCTTTCAGCCTTTACCTATAAAAGAGTGGAAACGGGCAAAGAAGAGTTAACAGCAGATGAAGAATTGGCTGTCGTCGCCAAGCAAGTAAAGCAGCGTACTGATGCCATTACCGAATTTTCCAAAGCGCAAAGGGCAGATTTGCTCGAAAAAGAGCAGAAGGAAAAGGACATCTTGGTGAAATATCTACCTGCTCAAAAATCCGACGCTGAAATTAGAGAAATAGTACGCGGAATAATTTCGGCAATACCTGAAGGCGAGCGCAATCAAGGCAATGCCATGAAACTAGTCATGCCGCAATTAAAAGGTCTTGCCGACGGCAATTTGGTCAGACAAATAGTAACTGAAGAACTTTCTTAGTCGCGCAAGCGCACAGCGAAAGCCTACATCAGATCGGTGCAAAGATATGAGCCGCCTTTTTGCACTCTTTTAGGTGTGTTAGGTTCATCGGGATCAAGACTTGTTTGAGAACCTTGAGGATTTTTTGCCACAACACCTCTGAATTGCCAGTAAGCCATAGCCATTGGGCTTAAAATTGGCTATAGGAGAACTTGTCACAAAGCCATCTTTAATTGTCTTGCAGCCTGTAGCTTTAACAAAGCGCGAGAACTCGTGACTAGTTACTTCCGTTCCGGTAAAGACTTCTCGTTTGCTCCCATCGTAAACAAGCCGGGCTTAAGCCAAATCATGTCCGAATCTGTCCCAGCTAGAAAACGTATGCAACACAGCAACAACTTCATTTGCGACGCCAAATGGTTGCCAGAGACACAATGTATTGATACTTTCTCTTGTGCTCTCGTATTAGAAGCGGCATGTCTTCTCTATGCACAAGTTCAAAATTTTCTGAGAGCGCTTCTTTTAATGCTTCTTCTGAAAGCTTGGCGTCGCCCTTCTCATCGTAATAGCCACCCAACCAGACATCTTTCGGTGTAAATTGCTCCATCCATGTAAATGGAGTTGTGAGCATAAGCAGTCCGCCTTTGCGCACAACTGCAAGTTCGCCTGCCATGCGCGAAAGCAAAGCACTTGGGCTAGGCAGACGACAAAGGACATTAGCTATGAGAACAGCATCAAAGTCAACATATTCAGGCGGCAAAGAGCAGGCATCCGCACGCCTGAAATTGATATTACGAACCTTGTCTTTTTCTACTTGGGCAGTTCTTTGTTCATATAGCTCGCCCTCTGCCAGCACGCGATAAGCGTAATGCCCCTCACTCTGCAGAATTTTTGCAGTGTCAATAAAGGCTTCGCTTAAATCAATTGCCTCGACATGTTTAAAACTGCGAGCCAAAGCAAATGCCGAACCGCCAACTGCACAACCAATGTC
The Candidatus Obscuribacterales bacterium DNA segment above includes these coding regions:
- a CDS encoding UPF0158 family protein; amino-acid sequence: MQPEIDMKYLIFAWQDESPDHNYYLDIELGSVQFLQRDLKDLRDLTDELETHSRRFLYLPKPKLSELKADISDFIETMSDTHLKNIATIAFESPDLSGAFKKILASNKDELNRWLEFRDNRVRERIEEWLKANFVQT
- a CDS encoding GatB/YqeY domain-containing protein, coding for MSLKEQISSDLKQAMKDRDQLRIDTLRSILSAFTYKRVETGKEELTADEELAVVAKQVKQRTDAITEFSKAQRADLLEKEQKEKDILVKYLPAQKSDAEIREIVRGIISAIPEGERNQGNAMKLVMPQLKGLADGNLVRQIVTEELS